The Ziziphus jujuba cultivar Dongzao chromosome 5, ASM3175591v1 genome segment ATAGCATGAATGGCACCCTTTCCATGGGAGTTACTAGCGCCCACAACAAAGTGCCATCCAAACACAAATAAACTGAAATAAGatgcataaaaattaatatgctaATACAAATGTTTAAACCAGTATTATGAGGAAACTCCATCAATGAACATCCCAGTGGTACATAATGCCAAGAAGAAAACTTAGAAGTTGCAACAGTTCATACGTGTGCTTTACACTTTCAATGTTAAATGGTAAAAATTCTTACTGCGAAACTTTATTCTTATCTCAACCAAAAGTAATCAAAAGAAACGTATAAGACACTTTAAGGCTTTGGCTTTTATCTAATTAGGAAATTCACAAAACAAGACGTTCGAATTGCAAAACAGGGGTCTTATTTACTATTTTCAGAACAATTCCCCTAAGCTTCAAGGTCACAAAGGTTGCATCAGCAATATATCGCAACATGAGGATTACTTAGCAAATTTGTAGGCTTGCACATTATACTGCTGACTACAATGACATACAAATACAATTATCAGATCATGCATGGGATAAGGTACCTACAAACACGATGGCGACAATGATGGCCAACCATGGTAAGTGAAATATAGATATGGCAGAAGCCTCTTGCTCCTCACCTCCAGCACCAACTCCTGCAAATAAAAAGCATTGTAAAAATCATGTAGACAACATCATAACCAAAAGCTGATAATTGCACAGTTTTCATAACAAACCAAAAGATATAATTTCCCAAAGAGTTAACTATCATACTGCAAAACTTTCAGTTTCAAGAAACGGTAAAGTACAAAGATAAGATATTGTTGATTCATACCAACACCAGAGAAGTCCTATGTGAATATTATTAACCAAGAAAAACATATCATCttaatcatttttatatacatattaccaGGTTGTACGAAAGTATCagatatataaattacatatatatttatatatatggaagaACAAAAACCAGCAAAGAATCAGGAAGAACTTACATTACCTATGGTGCCAATGCCTGCTAAAGTAATTCCGAGCCAGTCAACAGCATTCATGGTTTCCTTCAAATAAAAGTGGGAAAAGATAGAAAGAATAGCAAGTCCACAGCCAGAAACCGGTTGGATAACAGATACCTAAGTACACCAACAGAATTATCAAAACGAAGGACATGCATAAATTCCCAGAGACCCAAAAGCACTCTGGAAACTGCTGCAAATATTTATCCTAAAATCgaggcagaaaaaaaaaaaaaaaaaaaaaaaaaagcaaaaaagaacaaAGCACAAATGCTATTTCTTTTTTAGATAACTTGGAAGTCAGAGAGAATACATTCAGGTATTTAGTTAACAAATAAATTGATGATCATTAATATAACTATTTTAGTCTCACTTATGAATCAACAGAGACCTAGGTAATATTATTAAACGAATACATACAAATGTACAGGAAAAGCAATTGCTTTGATTACACTATGAAAATGAACATATTGAACGAATTGATTGCAGCAatgctaataaaaaaataataatatggaagCTTGTAGCTGCACTCACAGGAGCCAGAGATAGAGCTCTCAACATCAACAAAGCTCCCAATATATCCATAAGAAAACCTATCACCCAAGCTTTATTAAAGGCATATGCCCTTATCACCTACAAAATACAATCAGTGATTATTTAGAAGCAGTTTCAATTCATGCACAAGAACAATCATGCTGCATTCCATTGcacaattaatttgaaacccAGTTTAGATTTGGAAGTTCAATTCCACATtcgacccccaaaaaaaaaaaaaaaaaaagtcaagatCCAATCTTGCTCCGATAACACCAACTTTAACATAAAAATACCTTTATTTAATATGattaagataatatttattaGCAAAGAGGAAGAAAGGGAAAATGCAATTGGAGAAACGCGAAATTAATGTCATTTGACATGACCTAATGGCCACTTTCCTAGTTTCCTGtctaaagaattaaaatttaccatttttacAACAAGCCCAGATCAAAAAGCGAAAAATTTTGCAACAGACATTAAACAAGGGCCACCAACTCACACCGCAATAAAATCTAAACCCATGAAAATGAAACGAAAAGATTGATTTGTGGGGTTACCTTGAACTTGAAAGAGAGAGGTGGAAGAATGACGGTGCCCTTCTTCTGAAGCACTTTGCCAATATTGTTTCCGGCAGTGGCCGCCAACGTTAAACAGATTGACTCCCACAtccctccctccctctctctctctctctctctcaaaaattaaccaaaacagAGAACAAGTTTCTCTCACCAATAAAGACAGAGATATACACAAAAAATATTGCAATTCTGtccttaaaataatatttgccaAATCTGCTCTTTGTAGTTTGATGCGGTCTTAAtcctatgttattattttatctggGTCGTCCGTCGTCTGTGCTTTTATGTTTCTACTCTCattccattttaattttaattatatttcctTCGATTATTGTTTACACCCTACATACACTGTTCTGCACCGTGAAttgtattttaatcttaatctaatctactttaatttttttattatttttatttttcacttttgggTCGTGGCAGCGACTTATTGGTTTAAATAGCGTGCCTTACACTCTTCCAACTTTTTTATCTGTTGGATCTATATGATCTTTACCGTTGATCACCGTATTTTTATAAGGCACGTGGCCAATCCTCCGCCGTACATTGTTTTGATTGTTAATCTATCACATCCTGCCCCGTCTGCGTATAAAACTACATCGTTTCCTCTTTCAAATTTAGTTAAACGGCAtcgaaaaacttttattttatttttttttaattatttggtaGTTGGTACAATTTttctgaaatttaaaaaaaaaaaaagtaacataaattaaaattcaatgaTATTTGTCACTAATGTTCAACTTGCGTGACAGACATTGTTATTTCCTTCAATTGAGCATGGACAAGCAAATGGGCTTCGAGCTTCTTACGATCTATATCCACAATTTGCTTCTTTAAGAAATTGAATTCTCTATCCACACCCTTCAATTCTTTTTTCACACTCGTAATATTGGCCCTGATTTCCAGATGCCTTTTCCTTGATTCTTCTAAATCGGTCCTCAGAACCTACAAATGCATATGATTATAGAGAAGcacattaattatataatataaaaatcagtATTATACAGGCAAGATGTTAAAAAGATAATCTATAGTAATAGTTTATATTACTTCGATTTGGTCTCGTAAGGCTTTTTTGGAACCCAAAGAGTTCCAAATCTGTCCTTTGACAGTAGCATTGGCAATAGCTCTATCTCTACACCATTCATGCTGTTTGATTTCTCTGAGACCATCTTTGGCTTTCTTTTGATCTTTCTCGTATCGGAGTGATCGATGCCACCACCAAGTCTGTTTGATTAACAAGTACATATCATATAATCAACTTCTATTAATAATTAACGTTTGAGTTAATTCatattaattactaattagCAATCTTTACTGCATATTTAATCTGTTGCATTGACAAGGACGTTTCATCCTCAGGGGAATCTTGGCCTGCTCTGACCTCTCTCAGAAGCTGCTTTTCCTTGGCTATACTATCGGTTCCATGCAGCATCCGATAATGTGCTTTCTGAATATTCCATACCCAAATTCCAATAAGCCCCAAAGTATGAAAAAACAGTTTTAGTTTTTAGATTGAGCTTACActgcaatatacatatatatatatatacatatatatgagtattatttttcttacaTGGTTATCGAGCTGTTGGTTTGAGAAGGAGGCACTCATGGGTTTTACTTGGTAAGCATTGTTTGCAAAATGCAGTTTGTCTTCGCACATTTCCAAAATATCCAATTCCTTCCTCAACCGAGACATTGTTTCTCTTATTCCCTCTTCATGGTAGCTTAGCCTCTCCAATCGATTGCAAATGTGGTTTCGATCAAACTGTCCTTGAAAATAGATCAGATTATATTAGATAATTAACAAGAAGCAAATGAAGATCATTAATCTTTCTATTTAATGCAAGCTGAGAGAACATTTTGGGCAATACcgttttctctttcatttttgtggtgatttcaaatttttcttGACTCAACTTTTGAATcagttttttggtttcttcaatTCTGAGTTGAATAATGCTGTCGTCTCCTTGGCTTGTTAGAGTTAAATTATTATAAGCTTCTGCATCTTCCATGTGTTTCCAAATGTTGATATAAGACAACTGAGATTCGATCGTCAAGCTAACAATAAAAAGAGCAAAGTCATAAGTGGTTCGAATTAGTAGTATGCATAAATATGTATTACCTTATACTTTTAAACATACATATAAGGCAGAGCTATATAAGAAAGAAATATGAAGAAGAATGATTAGGTAAGCCTGAAATACATCAACATCAAATTTCTTGTAGAGTTGAAGTGCAGAATGAAGTTTTGgacacaacaaagaaaaaaagaaagaacgaaAGAAAGTCAAAGTTACCTTAAGCCTAACTTCCGATGATGATGACCTTTGAGCTCTTTCTGATGATGTTTTGGACTAATCTGAATCGCAATTCAAAAGGTTCGGCTTTAGCCTCATTTCCACTTGCCGCCCACGCAAAGTCAGTTGAATACCTTGTCAAAGTATATATTCATCACTtgtcaataaaatataaattaagaaaagtCAAACTTTTATTACAGCTTAGCAAATGGACATTGGACATGAGgcattcaatatttatttaataatagctTAAGATTAAGATTATGATAAATGAttttagcaaaatatatatatatatatatatatgaaaaaagaatATGATTTGTGATTGCTTAAGTACGACGAAAAAGTATAAGTTGGTATAACGAATATTACacctttccaattttttttatttatttatttatttggttaccAAAAAATTATCTACATATAGTTTATGATTAATCCCCACTACTtccttaaaattaattactaaaacaaagtttttttgGCTTACTAAATATATGATAGATTCATAAATTGCACAGTGCGTGGAATACTTCATTTTAAGAGATGCGTATTagatttgataatatttatggATGAAGCCATCAATTGAAATTGACCCCACTACTACAATTACAACGCATAATGTTCCACAATCCGACTTACCatcaacatttttttgttttgttttgtttttttttttttttttggatcataAACTCGTAATTAGTACGAGCTCCAATTTGCACCACGCAATTATAATTACGGTCGgtcaaacttttttcttttttatagggGACCGAGTACGCACTAGTGCTGTCAAACAAGGGGGAACATACACAGACCATTATTTTGTTCACTCCCCTACTCGCCCCTCCAACTACGTCCCGTTGAGCCCTGCAGTACACTATATTcggtagacctggcaatttggatcatgacacggcgacacgactcgaaaacgacacggaataaatgagtttgggtttattataaatgggttcgggtcataatcgggtcaacccgtttaacacgattattaatcgtgtcattttcgggttgacctgtttaactcgaaattgacccgttacgacccatttattaaacgtgtcagtttcaacccgacacgattatatacctattacaacccatttaaatttaattttaaattaatattttatcactaatataatatttaataactaaaagatattataaattaaaaattttataaaaataattttctattactaattttttaaaaacaaaaaatacatttttaataaaacaaaaacataaaaataaaaataaaataaaaatttttttcgggttaataggttaattttcggattaacgggttaatatgttagttttcgggttaataggtcaatttcaggttaacgggttaataggtcaacacgacccgttaaaataatcgtgttaaacgggtcgtgtcgtgttgacctgtttataaacaggtcgggttagtgttttaggtacctgacacgattaataaatgggtcgtattcaggttaggcatttttgacacgattattaaacgggttgacacgaacacgacccaccaacccgaattgtcGGGCATGAGAtatcccaaaataataataaaactcactaaaattcaaattttaacttttgtgCTCGCAAATGTGAAGGttgaatgatttttttatactaAACTACTACCTTCGATGGTGGGCAAAACATCTATTTTTGTGCCtaagaaaatgataatattaatggCCAGTGACTCATACCAATTTGAGAAACTGAGAAATTTTACATTTACAAGAGGGATCCGAattgattgtgaaaattttaCATTTGTAAGCTAAATACATTAGAACCTTAACAGGGACCTAATTTTCGCTTtggttaaaattcaaaaaaaagataaataaataaaaagaagtgaaaatatttcaaaCATAGTTGTTGTACTGAATATATAATCATTAAGGTTAATATGTCCATTATCAGGGCTTAAGTGGCAAGGTGATTAATTTCTTAACtgtattaaacaaataattccTAGATTTAAAAAGAAACTGTGGGAATAATAATATTGGAGCCTACAAGCACCgaaattctaaaatataaacTTCAAAACGGTCAAAATAGACAGAAATATATAGGGCATGGATGGAGTTCTTCGACCACAGAAAAATGTAATATCTGAGATTGGATTCACTAGTCCATCAACCTCACAAGGAAATTTAGGCTTGATTTACACTCAACTCCCT includes the following:
- the LOC107420016 gene encoding uncharacterized protein LOC107420016 isoform X3, coding for MSRLRKELDILEMCEDKLHFANNAYQVKPMSASFSNQQLDNHKAHYRMLHGTDSIAKEKQLLREVRAGQDSPEDETSLSMQQIKYATWWWHRSLRYEKDQKKAKDGLREIKQHEWCRDRAIANATVKGQIWNSLGSKKALRDQIEVLRTDLEESRKRHLEIRANITSVKKELKGVDREFNFLKKQIVDIDRKKLEAHLLVHAQLKEITMSVTQVEH
- the LOC107420016 gene encoding uncharacterized protein LOC107420016 isoform X1; protein product: MEDAEAYNNLTLTSQGDDSIIQLRIEETKKLIQKLSQEKFEITTKMKEKTFDRNHICNRLERLSYHEEGIRETMSRLRKELDILEMCEDKLHFANNAYQVKPMSASFSNQQLDNHKAHYRMLHGTDSIAKEKQLLREVRAGQDSPEDETSLSMQQIKYATWWWHRSLRYEKDQKKAKDGLREIKQHEWCRDRAIANATVKGQIWNSLGSKKALRDQIEVLRTDLEESRKRHLEIRANITSVKKELKGVDREFNFLKKQIVDIDRKKLEAHLLVHAQLKEITMSVTQVEH
- the LOC107420016 gene encoding uncharacterized protein LOC107420016 isoform X2, which translates into the protein MEDAEAYNNLTLTSQGDDSIIQLRIEETKKLIQKLSQEKFEITTKMKEKTFDRNHICNRLERLSYHEEGIRETMSRLRKELDILEMCEDKLHFANNAYQVKPMSASFSNQQLDNHKAHYRMLHGTDSIAKEKQLLRETWWWHRSLRYEKDQKKAKDGLREIKQHEWCRDRAIANATVKGQIWNSLGSKKALRDQIEVLRTDLEESRKRHLEIRANITSVKKELKGVDREFNFLKKQIVDIDRKKLEAHLLVHAQLKEITMSVTQVEH